From Quercus lobata isolate SW786 chromosome 11, ValleyOak3.0 Primary Assembly, whole genome shotgun sequence:
CTACTTTATTGTGTAGAAAGTATGAAGATAAACTTACTAAAGGCTCAAACAGTCCTCTTTGATTCTCTTACTACACAGCATACATGGTAAGCCACTGATAATGTGTGTTTTTTGGGGTATAGAAAATTGTTGCATCACCAGGGCGTGGAATTTTGGCCATGGATGAGTCCAATGCTACATGTGGGAAACGTCTAGCTTCTATTGGGTTAGAGAACACTGAGGCTAACCGCCAAGCATACCGTACCCTCCTTGTCACAGCTCCTGGCCTGGGCAATTACATCTCTGGTGCTATCCTCTTTGAGGAAACCCTCTACCAATCCACCACCGATGGTAAAAAGATAGTGGATGTTCTTGTTGAGCAAAAAATTGTACCCGGTATCAAAGTCGACAAGGTACGCCACCCATAAATTGCTCCTAGCATTTTTAGATACTTTTGGTTGTTGACAATGTTTTTCAAGTATTCCATTCCagtttatatataacttttgcCTTTTGGTCTTCAATCTATCTTAGCTATCATGAAAATTATGTTCATTGACTAATAACTAGATGCATTTCTACAtggatttgtgtgtgtgtgttgtgatGAAAAAAGATAATTGGAGCATTTTTGATGACCTAAGATGCACTTGACTTCTTATATGTCAACATGAATAAGTTCATATAAATGCATGTATTAAGATATTTTGTTTCCAAGGATAACAATACTAATTAATGTACGGTTTAAACAATGAGAACAACAGGGTTTGGTGCCCTTAGTTGGTTCCAACAATGAGTCATGGTGCCAAGGTCTTGATGGCCTTGCTTCTCGCACAGCTGCTTACTACCAGCAGGGAGCTCGTTTCGCCAAATGGTGTCAATCTAAACCCCCATTTTTGACAGATACTAGCTCATACCTATATGACAATGAAATCTAACATATATCAATTTGATCAATTAGGCGTACCGTTGTCAGCATTCCCAATGGCCCAACTGAATTGGCAGTGAAGGAAGCAGCCTGGGGTCTTGCCCGCTACGCTGCCATTTCTCAAGTAAGAAAACTAATTCTAAAGATTTGTATATATTCAGTTAGCATTTGAGAAGTGCTTCTGGTTGAAATTGAGCAAAAATCAAGTCTTATGAAACTCAAAAGCAATGGAAGTGATTTTAATATGCTAATGATCAATTCTGTTGATCTTGCAGGACAATGGGTTGGTCCCAATTGTGGAGCCAGAAATCTTGCTTGATGGTGAACATGGCATTGAGAGGACTTTTGAAGTTGCACAGAAGGTGTGGGCTGAGGTTTTCTTCTACCTTGCTGAGAACAATGTCTTGTTTGAGGGTATTCTTCTCAAGCCTAGCATGGTAACTCCTGGAGCTGAATGCAAGGAAAGGAACACCCCTCAGCAGATTGCCGATTACACCCTCAAGCTCCTCCAGAGAAGAATCCCCCCAGCTGTCCCTGGAATCATGGCAAGTgtcataacaaataataaagttCCATAATTCTTTATATTAAATCAAGGATGATTCATGTACTAATTGTGTAATTTGTTCATAATGAGCAGTTTTTGTCTGGTGGCCAATCCGAGGTTGAAGCAACCTTGAACTTGAATGCCATGAACCAATCTTCAAACCCATGGCATGTGTCGTTCTCATATGCCAGAGCCCTCCAGAACACCTGCCTTAAGACATGGGGAGGCAGGCCTGAAAACGTCAAGGCAGCTCAGGAGGCACTGCTTATCCGTGCCAAGGCCAACTCTCTTGCTCAGCTCGGAAAATACACTGGTGAGGGAGAGTCAGAAGAGGCCAAGAAGGGAATGTTTGTCAAGGGTTACGTTTACTAAGCTGCTCGCGCGaaagatatagatgataatgatgaagtagaagaagaagaggcagcagaggacaatgatgatgatgatggatgGATGGAGGAATGCTAATTTCTCTGGAATGTGTAATGCTTTATAGCGTGGAGACTATTTTTGTTAATGATTACATGTACTTTTAGCCACTTAATAAACTTATTGATGATGAGATTAGGTAGTGTGTGCTAAAATATGCATCATCGTTTGCTAAAATGCTTGAACTTTGTAGTGTTTTAATCCCTAAAATCCGGTTGAAACCCTCACTAGAGTCAACTCCACTATGCATAAATTTTAAACGACTAGCTTAGTGTAGCTGTTTAGCTCATCATAGTATAATGCTACTAGCTCGGTATTCTGAGATTTTGGCTCCATTAACCTCCTCGAAGAACGAATAGTGAGGGTTAATCTTATTCAAGTATCAATAGTGTGGCTGCTAGCTTTACTCTTAAGATAGGATATCACATAAGGAACTATTATATATTGACTGGTTGATCTTGTACTTAAATAGAATTTGGATTCTTTCGGAGCAATCTGAACTCCCATAATTACAACTAATCTTTGACAAAATGGAAAAAGGTAAGTTAACACATATTTGAAGACTGTTCTCATAAGCTCCACTAATGCTCTTACACATATCAGAAGACCATTCTCATGAGCTCCACTAATGCTCTTATGTGACTCAAGTTCAACTATTAAACCACACTCTTTAAAAAAGCACAAAAGTGATATATTAACCCCGAGAATGAGAGGTTTACATTAACTATTAATTATTTCATACATCTGATATATGCATCGTCTCTCTCATAACATGTGAGTTTCACACAATTGTCAGATTCACATATTGAGAGAGATGAT
This genomic window contains:
- the LOC115969500 gene encoding fructose-bisphosphate aldolase 1, chloroplastic, which codes for MASASLLKSSPVLDKSEWVKGQTLRQPSVSVVRCLPNAPSPLTIRAGSYADELVKTAKIVASPGRGILAMDESNATCGKRLASIGLENTEANRQAYRTLLVTAPGLGNYISGAILFEETLYQSTTDGKKIVDVLVEQKIVPGIKVDKGLVPLVGSNNESWCQGLDGLASRTAAYYQQGARFAKWRTVVSIPNGPTELAVKEAAWGLARYAAISQDNGLVPIVEPEILLDGEHGIERTFEVAQKVWAEVFFYLAENNVLFEGILLKPSMVTPGAECKERNTPQQIADYTLKLLQRRIPPAVPGIMFLSGGQSEVEATLNLNAMNQSSNPWHVSFSYARALQNTCLKTWGGRPENVKAAQEALLIRAKANSLAQLGKYTGEGESEEAKKGMFVKGYVY